From Mesomycoplasma dispar, a single genomic window includes:
- a CDS encoding HAD-IIB family hydrolase has translation MLYKIGFFDLDGTLLDIGRGRNAKISEKNRQSLNKLAKNCMVVISTGRKFTSEVAIIGQKISAKFYVCQNGAQIFNENFKLLFEATIDAEIVNQIVFLVKKFKFIISFNSKIFYSKNFLVKFLAKFSKNFQFKSINEIFVPEKVRKILILSPCVFKIKKIKYILKKMFSQYIEISTINQGYAIEITDIQASKGKAVDFIAKFTNVSLNHTFHIGDSENDISTKNFVKTLIIMKSAKKKIKKIAHFVGYRRKLGGVAKSLENLIFRPKSVAVVGYYASGKTTFLKNIEKSGYSVLYTDDFFANCYSTNGKCFEAIKEIRADFVNENYLDKNKIRDFMLENEGNRNLIEKTVYPFLEEHLSKNHYHFVEIPNLWTENANFLQFFSKVVWIKTSKKQQLLNIENKKVKNSVSHKNQALNSNKIKFYDVKISHRKWKKRHFFTKFFHKIFK, from the coding sequence AAAATTGGTTTTTTTGACCTTGATGGTACCCTTTTGGATATTGGTCGGGGCAGGAATGCGAAAATATCCGAAAAAAATCGCCAATCACTAAACAAATTAGCTAAAAATTGTATGGTTGTGATTTCAACAGGTCGAAAGTTCACCTCCGAAGTCGCAATCATTGGACAAAAAATTTCGGCAAAATTTTATGTTTGCCAAAACGGTGCACAAATTTTTAATGAAAATTTTAAATTGCTTTTCGAAGCGACGATTGATGCCGAAATTGTTAATCAAATTGTATTTTTAGTTAAAAAGTTCAAATTTATAATTTCTTTTAATTCAAAAATTTTTTATTCAAAAAATTTTCTTGTTAAATTTTTAGCTAAATTTTCAAAAAATTTTCAATTTAAATCAATTAACGAAATTTTTGTTCCTGAAAAAGTTAGAAAAATTTTAATTTTATCACCTTGTGTTTTTAAAATTAAGAAAATAAAATATATTCTAAAAAAAATGTTTTCGCAATATATTGAAATTTCAACAATAAATCAAGGTTATGCAATTGAAATTACCGACATTCAAGCTTCGAAAGGTAAAGCTGTAGATTTTATTGCTAAATTTACAAATGTGTCTTTAAATCACACATTTCACATTGGCGATTCAGAAAATGACATTTCTACAAAAAACTTTGTAAAAACATTAATTATAATGAAATCAGCAAAGAAAAAAATTAAAAAAATTGCACACTTTGTTGGCTATAGACGTAAACTTGGTGGTGTTGCTAAATCTTTGGAAAATCTAATTTTTCGTCCAAAATCGGTTGCAGTTGTGGGTTATTATGCCAGTGGTAAGACAACTTTTTTGAAAAACATTGAAAAATCAGGTTATTCTGTTTTATATACCGACGATTTTTTTGCTAATTGTTATTCAACTAACGGCAAATGTTTTGAAGCGATTAAAGAAATTAGAGCTGATTTTGTTAATGAAAATTACCTTGACAAAAATAAGATTCGCGATTTTATGTTAGAAAATGAAGGAAACCGCAATCTAATCGAAAAAACGGTATATCCATTTTTGGAAGAACATTTAAGTAAAAATCATTACCATTTTGTAGAAATACCTAATTTATGGACGGAAAATGCCAATTTTTTGCAATTTTTCTCAAAAGTAGTTTGAATTAAAACTTCTAAAAAGCAACAACTTTTAAACATTGAAAATAAAAAAGTCAAAAATAGTGTTTCACATAAAAATCAAGCGTTAAATTCAAATAAAATTAAATTTTATGATGTCAAAATCTCCCATCGGAAATGGAAAAAACGACATTTTTTCACAAAATTTTTTCACAAAATTTTTAAATAA
- a CDS encoding OppA family ABC transporter substrate-binding lipoprotein → MKKLKKILTFSIPSTFTPFTLLSCVVQPAWERQELNANFNVATSSPGAFKVGFNTFAWPSRQDDYHVNSFLVQTVYENNLEIEKSGISEESKTKKDKSFNYEISSPSYSYNAFVNLKAILLVDQDGTEHLFDSDDHEIGYLEKGQKAKSLVIQLGSNNKKSINSDFFKKTLESAKKMQFFLKDNIPWVDYLGNPSGFYVKPEDYFYGFRASRLSEPAYRARFGGSLEIDKMAQEKIPNFDPKSSYFTNTISNFYLLDLFGLDTANFDKEDKYIQEYQGSFSDYKGKKALSFEKGTTKDKVFLSGFFDKIVLAGMLRPIPSDFINKRNKETATEKDGILQGRFGETGDALKFGAYWYGEDFKKDMLFNSPYTITVWDQHLQSWKINKHYPRTDWQKILPYTFKKINFNYSKYSSPSAFESSKFNSYREGTLMTVGFDSLNESQKNLVAADQKKYGWTLQRAETKNSLHKWYYSLLVPGSLKQEFRPETGVNFDENYYGFNNNFAKLNYGVSLSELASGKAKVIENLVSGPSLEFRQIIANAFNLYTTAQTISSQALAWYNFIAPDNKINSSPTSKTARDYYKEANTIKLVDSEGKVYYQKDPETEKQQNFANVNNAQKQFQTSNFEVLKARMKKLLDKFYADNKLSANEKVSWTSHSFYTNTPQRNIAAIEEAAKAIESLDPRLEIKLIWPITDLTKRTNYLLTKTGGLDYGGWGYDYNGIGSVLDGRIQKNGIGYALLSAIYAKGENSEIAKSYPQIYKYAVAAKKHFDKYAQKGYIRKFEEWKDATNSPDFGADDQHMSPDLVNFFIGSVIETQDPKNPGKKIKKWKSFVDVLNEKNQGKSEEIVFDFYAESAIFNLSYQEENNDQDLIQLSSELSSLLSPGLNDLLQVSSSTPYVFLQNPNIIAPRASDTYGDYVPPDMIFIKPLMEKAKKANEIGDN, encoded by the coding sequence ATGAAAAAACTAAAAAAAATTTTAACCTTTTCAATCCCAAGCACTTTTACTCCATTTACTTTATTATCCTGTGTTGTTCAACCCGCTTGAGAGCGGCAGGAGCTAAATGCTAATTTCAACGTTGCAACTTCTTCGCCGGGGGCTTTCAAAGTTGGTTTTAACACTTTTGCTTGACCAAGCCGCCAGGATGACTACCATGTTAATTCTTTTCTTGTCCAAACTGTCTATGAAAATAATTTAGAGATTGAAAAAAGTGGTATTAGCGAGGAATCTAAAACAAAAAAAGATAAATCTTTTAACTATGAAATTAGCTCGCCTAGTTATTCTTATAATGCTTTTGTAAATCTAAAGGCAATTTTGCTAGTCGATCAAGACGGAACAGAACATCTATTTGATAGTGACGATCACGAAATTGGCTATCTAGAAAAAGGGCAGAAAGCAAAATCTTTAGTAATTCAACTTGGATCTAATAATAAAAAATCAATAAATTCTGATTTTTTCAAGAAAACACTTGAATCTGCAAAAAAAATGCAGTTTTTTCTAAAAGATAATATTCCCTGAGTTGACTATCTTGGAAATCCAAGTGGTTTTTATGTAAAACCAGAAGATTATTTCTACGGATTTCGTGCATCTCGACTTTCAGAACCTGCTTATCGCGCCCGTTTTGGCGGGAGTCTTGAAATTGATAAAATGGCTCAAGAAAAAATTCCAAACTTTGATCCAAAATCCAGTTATTTTACCAACACAATTTCCAATTTTTACCTTTTAGATTTATTCGGACTTGATACAGCTAATTTTGATAAAGAAGATAAATATATTCAAGAATATCAAGGTAGTTTTTCAGATTACAAAGGTAAGAAAGCCCTTAGTTTTGAAAAAGGCACTACAAAAGATAAAGTATTTCTTAGCGGTTTCTTTGATAAAATTGTCCTTGCTGGAATGTTGCGGCCAATTCCTTCAGATTTTATTAATAAAAGAAATAAAGAAACTGCAACTGAAAAAGATGGAATCCTCCAAGGGCGTTTTGGTGAAACAGGTGATGCCCTTAAATTTGGCGCTTATTGGTATGGTGAAGATTTTAAAAAAGATATGCTATTTAATTCACCTTATACAATTACAGTTTGGGATCAACATTTACAAAGTTGAAAAATAAACAAGCATTATCCGCGAACAGATTGGCAAAAAATTTTACCTTATACTTTCAAAAAAATTAACTTTAATTATTCAAAATACAGTTCGCCCTCAGCTTTTGAAAGTTCAAAGTTTAACTCTTATCGTGAGGGAACATTAATGACCGTTGGATTTGATTCGCTTAATGAATCACAGAAAAATCTTGTTGCCGCCGATCAGAAAAAATATGGTTGAACACTTCAAAGAGCTGAGACAAAAAATTCTTTACATAAATGGTATTATTCACTTTTAGTTCCTGGGTCATTAAAACAGGAATTTCGGCCTGAAACTGGAGTGAATTTTGATGAAAATTATTATGGTTTTAATAATAATTTTGCTAAACTGAATTATGGCGTTTCTTTATCTGAACTTGCAAGTGGGAAAGCAAAAGTTATTGAAAATCTCGTTTCAGGTCCTAGTCTTGAATTCCGTCAGATAATTGCAAATGCTTTTAATTTATACACAACTGCACAGACGATTTCTAGTCAGGCACTTGCTTGGTATAATTTTATTGCCCCTGATAATAAAATAAATTCAAGTCCAACATCTAAAACTGCTCGTGATTATTATAAAGAAGCAAATACTATCAAACTAGTTGATTCTGAAGGTAAGGTTTACTACCAAAAAGATCCTGAAACTGAAAAACAGCAAAATTTTGCCAACGTAAATAATGCCCAGAAGCAATTTCAAACTTCAAATTTTGAAGTTTTAAAAGCAAGAATGAAAAAATTGCTTGATAAATTTTATGCTGATAATAAATTATCGGCTAATGAAAAAGTTTCCTGAACTAGTCATAGTTTTTATACTAATACTCCTCAAAGAAATATTGCCGCAATTGAAGAAGCCGCTAAGGCTATTGAAAGTTTGGATCCCCGTCTTGAAATTAAACTAATCTGACCAATTACCGATCTTACAAAAAGAACCAATTACTTACTTACCAAAACTGGTGGACTTGATTATGGTGGCTGAGGTTATGATTATAACGGTATCGGTTCAGTTTTAGATGGTAGAATTCAAAAAAACGGCATTGGATACGCCTTACTTTCAGCAATTTATGCAAAAGGTGAAAATTCTGAGATTGCAAAATCTTATCCACAAATTTATAAATATGCAGTTGCAGCTAAAAAACATTTTGATAAATATGCTCAAAAAGGATATATCCGTAAATTTGAAGAATGAAAAGATGCTACAAATTCGCCTGATTTTGGGGCTGATGACCAACATATGTCCCCTGATTTAGTTAATTTTTTCATTGGTAGTGTTATCGAAACTCAAGATCCGAAAAATCCAGGTAAAAAAATTAAAAAATGGAAAAGTTTTGTTGATGTTCTAAATGAGAAAAATCAAGGAAAAAGTGAAGAAATAGTTTTTGATTTTTATGCTGAATCGGCAATTTTCAATCTTAGTTATCAAGAAGAAAATAATGACCAAGATTTAATTCAATTAAGTTCTGAGTTGAGTTCCCTTTTATCTCCAGGTCTAAACGATCTTTTACAAGTTTCTTCTTCTACCCCTTATGTCTTTCTTCAAAATCCAAATATTATTGCACCTAGAGCTAGCGATACTTATGGCGATTATGTTCCACCTGATATGATTTTTATCAAACCTTTAATGGAAAAAGCAAAAAAAGCTAATGAAATAGGAGATAATTAA
- a CDS encoding SPFH domain-containing protein, giving the protein MSQSTQVILFIILGIIIIFIVFSLILSIKIIQQSEFAVVTRIGKYKKTLNNGLNFIIPFIDRIIKRENYKEKVLDFPEQDIITKDNAGIKVDTVVYLQITDPEKFVFGAENPMRAIENLAATTLRNLLGELELDETLTSRDTINSKLTYILDEASDPWGLKVHRVEIKNIIPPRDIQSAMEKQMRAEREKRANILEAEGQKLALVLKAEGEKASEILKAEAKKQAQILNAEAIKESEILEAEGQRQAINLLNEANLNPQILTYKSLEQLGKLANGQATKIILPPNLTDVAKTMAVASEMFKENS; this is encoded by the coding sequence ATGTCACAATCAACACAAGTAATTTTGTTTATTATTCTTGGAATTATAATAATTTTCATTGTTTTTAGTTTAATTTTGTCGATTAAAATTATTCAGCAATCCGAATTTGCTGTTGTAACAAGAATTGGAAAATACAAAAAAACACTTAATAACGGTCTTAATTTTATTATTCCTTTTATTGATAGAATTATCAAACGTGAAAATTATAAAGAGAAAGTTCTTGATTTTCCCGAACAAGATATAATCACAAAAGATAATGCAGGAATTAAAGTTGATACTGTTGTTTATTTACAAATAACCGACCCAGAAAAGTTTGTTTTTGGTGCTGAAAATCCAATGCGAGCAATTGAAAATTTAGCTGCAACAACTCTCAGAAATCTTCTAGGGGAGTTGGAATTAGATGAAACTCTAACTTCGCGAGATACAATTAATTCAAAACTAACCTATATTTTGGACGAAGCTTCTGATCCTTGAGGGCTTAAAGTTCATCGGGTTGAGATAAAAAATATTATCCCGCCGCGTGATATTCAAAGCGCAATGGAAAAACAAATGCGGGCTGAACGTGAAAAAAGAGCAAATATTCTTGAAGCTGAAGGTCAAAAACTCGCACTTGTTTTAAAGGCTGAAGGTGAGAAAGCATCAGAAATTTTAAAAGCTGAGGCAAAAAAACAGGCACAAATTTTAAACGCTGAGGCGATAAAAGAAAGTGAAATTTTGGAAGCCGAAGGTCAAAGACAAGCGATAAACCTTTTAAATGAGGCAAATTTAAATCCACAAATTCTTACTTACAAATCACTTGAACAACTTGGAAAATTAGCAAACGGACAAGCAACAAAAATAATTTTACCGCCAAATCTTACAGATGTTGCTAAAACAATGGCAGTTGCATCTGAAATGTTCAAGGAAAACAGTTAA
- a CDS encoding NfeD family protein: protein MNLDDISQVIILIIWILVISTFVLVELFTTGIWSGLASVAAIPSLLITIFTNNSYWIILIEFLIFPILVLILYLTIYRILKKKLEKLNKNTGNLQELLRQKLGFVHFETNEYGVGENRLGQVNVEGKIYRAFSIPGEGLIIKDTKIQVIEVKGNVLYIKKYK from the coding sequence GTGAATTTAGATGATATTAGTCAAGTTATTATTCTAATAATTTGAATTTTAGTAATTTCAACTTTTGTTCTAGTCGAATTATTCACAACTGGAATTTGATCAGGACTTGCAAGTGTTGCGGCAATTCCTTCTTTGTTAATTACAATTTTTACTAACAATAGTTATTGAATTATTCTAATTGAGTTTTTAATTTTCCCAATTTTAGTCCTAATTTTATACTTGACAATTTATAGAATATTGAAGAAAAAATTGGAAAAATTAAACAAAAATACTGGAAATTTGCAAGAGTTACTTAGACAAAAATTAGGTTTTGTACATTTTGAAACAAATGAATATGGTGTTGGTGAAAATCGTTTAGGTCAAGTTAATGTTGAAGGTAAGATTTACCGTGCTTTTTCGATTCCAGGCGAAGGTTTAATCATAAAAGATACAAAAATTCAGGTAATTGAAGTTAAAGGAAATGTTTTGTATATCAAAAAATATAAATAG
- a CDS encoding ABC transporter permease, giving the protein MLDPKDFNQKYNLSKEQISLLKPASFQQKHYQATGKITELWKDAILKFLKSPISLTSLILFFVILIIAIFTIILSPYSASAPISKADPSLVYEQLPSGLGIIKTTVSSDILEKIRSIEADNKISLISGETRELFPNRWEININPYEIMSVLEGGKKIISLVGTDQFGRDIWLRSWQGTLNALAISIIIALIQFLIGIILGTYLGFHIGTWIDNIVLRIIDIFGSIPWIIIFIIFIAIWGPYTITIILLLSLTGWTGPTYQARLYTIMAKDEEYVYAAKVIGASKLRQIYVHILPNIFGKLLSIFVASIFSSISTIASLAFLGFLKEGPDSSANLGLIINSSVPLADKNPMALLLPSIILVILAVTSRFIANGIHDALDPRVGGRK; this is encoded by the coding sequence ATGCTAGATCCTAAAGACTTCAATCAAAAATATAATCTATCCAAAGAGCAAATTAGTCTATTAAAACCGGCCAGTTTTCAGCAAAAACACTATCAGGCAACAGGGAAAATTACTGAACTTTGAAAAGATGCAATATTAAAATTTCTAAAATCACCAATTTCACTGACTTCACTGATTTTATTTTTTGTGATTCTAATTATTGCAATTTTTACGATCATTTTAAGCCCTTATAGCGCATCGGCTCCAATTTCCAAGGCTGATCCTTCGCTTGTTTATGAGCAACTTCCAAGTGGGTTGGGAATTATAAAAACAACAGTTTCTAGTGATATTCTTGAAAAAATCAGGTCAATTGAAGCTGATAATAAAATCAGTTTAATTTCAGGTGAAACACGCGAACTTTTTCCCAACCGTTGAGAGATTAACATAAATCCTTATGAAATAATGTCAGTTTTAGAAGGTGGGAAAAAAATTATTTCCCTTGTTGGTACAGACCAATTTGGTCGTGATATTTGACTTCGAAGTTGACAAGGAACATTAAATGCCTTGGCAATTTCGATAATAATTGCCTTGATTCAATTTTTAATTGGTATTATTTTAGGAACTTACCTTGGATTTCATATTGGAACTTGAATTGATAATATTGTCCTTCGGATCATTGACATTTTTGGTTCAATTCCCTGGATTATTATTTTTATCATTTTTATTGCAATTTGAGGACCTTATACAATTACGATAATTCTCCTTTTATCGCTAACAGGATGAACCGGGCCGACTTATCAGGCAAGGTTGTATACAATTATGGCCAAAGACGAAGAATATGTCTATGCGGCAAAAGTAATTGGAGCTTCAAAACTAAGACAGATTTATGTTCATATCTTACCAAATATTTTTGGGAAATTACTATCAATTTTTGTTGCAAGTATTTTCTCTTCAATTTCAACAATTGCTTCGCTTGCATTTTTAGGATTTTTAAAAGAAGGTCCTGATTCTAGTGCTAATTTAGGACTAATTATAAATTCATCAGTCCCACTTGCCGATAAAAATCCAATGGCACTTTTATTACCTTCAATTATTTTAGTAATTCTTGCCGTTACAAGTCGATTTATTGCAAATGGAATTCATGACGCCCTTGATCCGCGTGTAGGAGGGAGAAAATAA
- a CDS encoding ABC transporter permease translates to MVIKYFFKRLGLALITFLAIYIIVFILLANFSPDPFSDIIESGGKGVDQAKKIAELRAKYNFDKPSLVRLAYYTADIFKGNFGSIYKTGEDGKIPDLFFGPLRYTILVSLPSFIISATIGIILGTIAAYRRDRIEDATISGLSTFFVAIPSFVLAPFVVLIAIKIGLPFEFKDAKTYGISTSFASLLPPIFVFSITSVAGYVFLIRNQVVTVLSSEYILIAKAKGLSKLDIFFKYVLKNAAIPLVRSLIFSYIFLLSGSIVLEQFFRIPGSSSILVNAAFDGEVNISMFSIIFFTSLSLVVDIIGDLAYVFMDPRITFGQDSPISYWARIKNWKLRNYPKKEGKNARS, encoded by the coding sequence ATGGTCATAAAATATTTTTTCAAACGGCTTGGACTGGCATTGATTACTTTTTTGGCAATTTATATAATTGTCTTTATTTTATTGGCTAATTTTTCGCCCGATCCTTTTAGCGATATAATCGAATCAGGTGGAAAGGGTGTCGACCAAGCAAAAAAGATCGCTGAATTACGTGCTAAATATAATTTTGACAAACCTTCACTTGTTCGACTTGCATATTATACAGCTGATATTTTCAAAGGAAATTTTGGGTCGATTTATAAAACTGGCGAGGATGGTAAAATTCCTGATCTATTTTTTGGCCCTTTACGTTATACAATTTTAGTTTCCCTTCCTTCATTTATAATAAGTGCAACAATTGGAATAATTTTAGGAACAATTGCTGCTTATCGTCGTGATCGAATCGAAGATGCAACAATTTCGGGACTTTCAACTTTTTTTGTGGCAATCCCTTCATTTGTACTAGCGCCATTTGTAGTTTTAATTGCAATTAAAATTGGTCTTCCTTTTGAATTCAAAGATGCAAAAACTTACGGAATTAGCACATCTTTTGCCTCACTTCTACCACCAATTTTTGTATTTAGCATTACTTCAGTTGCCGGTTATGTTTTTCTTATTAGAAATCAAGTTGTTACCGTTTTATCCTCTGAATATATTCTAATTGCCAAGGCAAAAGGGCTTTCAAAACTAGACATTTTTTTCAAATATGTCCTTAAAAATGCGGCAATTCCACTTGTTCGTTCTTTGATTTTTTCTTATATTTTTCTACTTTCAGGTTCAATTGTTCTAGAACAATTCTTTAGGATTCCTGGATCTTCAAGTATTTTAGTTAATGCCGCTTTTGATGGTGAAGTTAATATTTCGATGTTTTCAATTATTTTCTTTACTTCCCTTTCTTTAGTTGTTGATATTATTGGTGATTTAGCCTATGTTTTTATGGATCCACGAATTACTTTTGGTCAAGATTCGCCAATTAGTTACTGAGCACGAATTAAAAACTGAAAACTGCGTAACTATCCAAAAAAGGAGGGAAAAAATGCTAGATCCTAA
- a CDS encoding ATP-binding cassette domain-containing protein: MIQIRNVTKKIGTKLILDNISVDIPSNKLTFISGQSGVGKTTLLHIIAKITNADSGQISFFDANQKQIKKPNVDIVFQDFNLIDNISAVDNVRIGTNILGHSFKQEEFSKNANFLNLEKSIFKTKMEDLSGGEKQRISILRSLNRGSEFILFDEPTASLDKENELIIFEKIKQMSKNHTIVVISHNIEMVKKYADQIIFLQKGQQPIVQKFNEDLPEKIQDLENLPTSKSKKVSKIFQFKNKLRISPIFVIADISKKITLTILIVIAFLAAIFSISFAFELNLGTEKVSRQQKYTLSLDKNLIEKKSKAAFNQDEISQIGSFESVNTIVPMRSTANMNFYYENRKVSLDSVDQIEINDFFKNRIENDIVNFEGRFIENANEIILSNSTAEKLKIENPIGQTIYLTHGTVKEIQDVKNKIPLKIVGINHGIKSSVSKINNSFNLITFPSFIATETILNLENLVIKNENLAKKYENQQLFKEINSYIPNENQQTSALIPFTIKLKSAKAQPENLKLITGNIAKKVDQILISTTAVDLNAKYKLKVGDIIQTVSPLDQKFNLVVVGIFESPISELYYHRDAKEFYNRYQPAQLATYLTTTDENNELDSEAKIAKFDLKITPPSNLIRVITSQSLEIIAIINKVTFAVFIIFVIILIAFILVYAKTISESKQKMIGILKALGGSTLLTLFYHTLNIILISIVVLALSFVIIFPAMESIHVLIVGSELPAASQYHLSLILLFSWTGLSTVFILIYVLMSLITYKKTTQQLLR, encoded by the coding sequence ATGATTCAAATTCGTAATGTTACTAAAAAAATTGGTACCAAATTAATTCTAGATAATATTAGTGTTGATATTCCCTCAAATAAATTAACTTTTATTTCGGGTCAGTCTGGAGTTGGGAAAACAACACTTTTGCATATTATCGCAAAAATTACCAATGCCGATAGTGGACAAATTTCCTTTTTTGATGCAAACCAAAAGCAAATAAAAAAACCAAATGTTGATATTGTTTTCCAGGATTTTAACCTAATCGATAATATTTCCGCAGTTGATAATGTTCGCATTGGAACTAATATTTTAGGCCATAGTTTTAAACAGGAAGAATTCAGTAAAAATGCAAATTTTCTGAATTTAGAAAAAAGCATTTTTAAAACAAAAATGGAAGATTTATCAGGTGGTGAAAAACAACGGATTTCAATTTTGCGTTCACTTAATCGTGGATCTGAATTTATTTTATTTGACGAACCAACAGCATCACTTGATAAGGAAAATGAGTTAATTATTTTTGAAAAAATCAAGCAAATGTCAAAAAATCACACAATTGTGGTGATTAGTCATAATATCGAGATGGTCAAAAAATATGCTGACCAAATTATTTTTCTCCAAAAAGGTCAGCAGCCAATTGTTCAAAAATTTAACGAAGATTTACCAGAAAAAATTCAAGATTTAGAAAATTTACCAACATCAAAGTCAAAAAAAGTTTCAAAAATTTTTCAATTTAAAAATAAATTGCGAATTTCACCAATTTTTGTAATCGCTGATATTAGTAAAAAAATTACATTAACAATTTTAATTGTAATCGCCTTTTTAGCGGCAATTTTTTCGATTAGCTTTGCATTTGAACTAAATTTAGGAACAGAAAAAGTTAGTCGGCAGCAAAAATATACTTTATCACTTGATAAAAATTTAATTGAAAAAAAATCAAAAGCAGCTTTTAATCAAGATGAAATTAGTCAAATTGGCAGTTTTGAATCAGTTAATACAATTGTGCCGATGCGTTCAACCGCAAATATGAATTTTTATTATGAAAATCGTAAGGTTAGTCTAGATTCAGTAGATCAAATCGAGATTAACGATTTTTTCAAAAATCGAATCGAGAATGATATTGTTAATTTTGAAGGTCGATTTATCGAGAACGCAAACGAAATTATTCTTTCAAATTCAACGGCAGAAAAATTAAAAATTGAAAACCCAATTGGACAAACAATTTATTTAACGCACGGAACAGTGAAAGAAATTCAAGATGTTAAGAATAAAATTCCTCTAAAAATCGTTGGGATTAACCACGGAATTAAAAGTTCAGTTAGTAAAATAAATAACAGTTTTAATTTAATTACTTTTCCTTCGTTTATTGCCACAGAAACAATTCTAAACTTGGAAAATTTAGTAATTAAAAATGAAAACTTGGCAAAAAAGTACGAAAATCAACAACTTTTTAAAGAAATTAACTCTTATATCCCTAATGAAAACCAGCAAACTTCGGCACTAATTCCTTTTACGATTAAACTTAAAAGCGCAAAAGCACAACCAGAAAATTTAAAATTAATTACTGGAAACATCGCAAAAAAAGTTGATCAAATTTTGATTTCAACTACAGCCGTGGATTTAAATGCAAAATATAAGTTAAAAGTTGGTGATATAATTCAGACAGTCTCGCCTTTAGATCAAAAGTTTAATCTTGTTGTTGTTGGTATTTTTGAATCGCCAATTTCAGAATTATATTATCACCGCGATGCAAAAGAGTTTTATAATCGTTATCAACCAGCACAACTAGCGACATATTTGACAACTACGGATGAAAATAACGAACTTGACTCAGAAGCAAAAATTGCTAAATTTGATCTAAAAATAACTCCACCTTCGAATTTAATTCGTGTAATAACGAGTCAATCATTAGAAATAATTGCAATTATTAATAAAGTTACATTTGCCGTTTTTATCATTTTCGTAATTATTCTAATTGCTTTTATTCTTGTTTATGCAAAAACAATTTCTGAGTCAAAACAAAAGATGATCGGAATTTTAAAAGCCCTTGGCGGATCAACTTTATTAACACTTTTTTATCATACGCTCAATATTATTTTAATATCAATTGTTGTTCTAGCACTTAGTTTTGTGATTATTTTTCCCGCAATGGAATCAATACATGTTCTTATTGTTGGTAGCGAATTACCCGCGGCTTCACAGTATCATTTATCGCTAATTTTGTTGTTTTCATGAACAGGATTATCGACAGTTTTTATCTTAATTTACGTGCTAATGTCGTTAATTACTTACAAAAAAACAACACAGCAGTTGTTAAGATAG